The following are from one region of the Halodesulfurarchaeum sp. HSR-GB genome:
- a CDS encoding DNA-directed DNA polymerase II small subunit, which produces MPRASPVRIVKQLTAAGYNADREAVTLLAGAPDPDRAVETLLDQIESEAVTITAGEVREVLNGTTPRADDTTVSGGGETNTNHPNASESAAEVKGVEQADQAASDRSPRDPAEPIVHGDMTGESTGTGEYEDFVSVFRDRYERLSAMLRGRVKHRPTDALESMPGGSEGALIGLVTDIRSTRNGHWLVELEDTNGTFPALVMKDREFATAVEELLLDEVIAVQGTLSDDGGILFVDDLFFPDVPLTFEPSTADRHVQAALVSDLHVGSQEFLDGAWTDFADWLHSPAADSVEYLLIAGDMVEGVGVYPDQDEELDIIDIYEQYEAFSERLKAVPGDMEIVMVPGNHDAVRLAEPQPAFEPELREIMSAHDAHIYSNPSTVTLEGVSILLYHGVSLDELVAELPMPEVSYDQPDQAMAQLLKKRHVAPKYGGKNRIAPEKQDYLVIEDIPDVVHSGHVHKLGVGAYNDVRLVNSGCFQGQTAFQRSVNISPDVGTAPILDLDTLDVTVRKFA; this is translated from the coding sequence GTGCCGCGTGCGTCGCCCGTCCGGATCGTGAAACAGCTCACTGCGGCCGGTTACAACGCCGACCGCGAAGCCGTCACGCTGTTAGCCGGCGCTCCGGACCCGGACCGTGCCGTCGAGACCCTCCTCGACCAGATCGAGTCCGAGGCGGTGACCATCACCGCCGGGGAGGTCCGCGAGGTCCTGAACGGGACCACCCCACGGGCCGACGACACCACTGTTTCAGGTGGAGGGGAAACAAACACGAACCACCCGAATGCGTCCGAGTCCGCAGCTGAAGTGAAGGGGGTCGAACAGGCCGATCAGGCGGCGTCGGATCGATCGCCACGGGACCCGGCCGAACCGATCGTCCACGGGGATATGACCGGTGAGAGTACTGGAACCGGCGAGTACGAGGACTTCGTGTCCGTGTTTCGGGACCGCTACGAACGGCTCTCGGCCATGCTCCGCGGACGGGTCAAACACCGCCCGACCGACGCCCTCGAATCGATGCCCGGGGGCTCGGAGGGCGCGCTCATCGGGCTGGTGACCGACATCCGCTCGACTCGAAACGGGCACTGGCTCGTCGAACTCGAGGACACGAACGGAACCTTCCCGGCCCTGGTGATGAAAGACCGGGAGTTCGCGACGGCGGTCGAGGAACTCCTCCTCGACGAGGTCATCGCGGTCCAGGGAACTCTCTCCGACGATGGCGGGATCCTCTTCGTCGATGACCTCTTCTTCCCCGACGTTCCCCTGACGTTCGAACCGTCGACCGCCGACAGACACGTTCAGGCCGCCCTGGTGAGTGACCTTCACGTCGGGAGCCAGGAGTTCCTCGACGGAGCCTGGACGGATTTCGCCGACTGGCTGCACTCACCTGCGGCCGATTCCGTCGAGTACCTATTGATCGCCGGTGACATGGTCGAGGGCGTGGGGGTCTACCCCGACCAGGATGAGGAACTCGACATCATCGACATCTACGAGCAGTACGAGGCCTTCTCGGAGCGACTCAAGGCCGTCCCCGGGGACATGGAGATCGTCATGGTGCCCGGCAACCACGACGCGGTGCGACTGGCAGAACCACAGCCGGCCTTCGAGCCCGAACTGCGGGAGATCATGTCGGCTCACGACGCCCACATCTACAGCAACCCTTCGACAGTCACCCTGGAGGGGGTCTCGATCCTGCTCTATCACGGCGTCTCGCTGGACGAACTCGTCGCGGAGCTCCCCATGCCGGAGGTCAGTTACGACCAGCCGGATCAGGCCATGGCCCAACTGCTGAAGAAGCGTCACGTCGCCCCGAAGTACGGTGGCAAAAACCGGATCGCCCCGGAGAAGCAGGACTATCTCGTCATCGAAGACATCCCGGACGTGGTCCACTCGGGCCACGTTCACAAACTCGGTGTCGGAGCCTACAACGACGTCCGACTGGTGAACTCCGGCTGTTTCCAGGGGCAGACCGCCTTCCAGCGGAGCGTCAACATCTCCCCCGACGTGGGGACCGCGCCGATCCTCGATCTGGACACCCTCGACGTGACCGTGCGGAAGTTCGCCTGA